The stretch of DNA CATCGTGGCGACTAAGGAGGAACCAACTGATCCACGGGAACCAACTAGATAACCATCATCCAGTGATTTTTTTACTAGTTTATGTGAAATCAAGTAAATTACGGCGAATCCATGGCCGATAATACTTTTCAATTCTTTCTCTAATCTGGCTTCCACAATCTCAGGAAGATTGTCACCATATATTTTACGAGCCATTGAATAGCTCATTTCACGCATCTCTTCATCGGCACCTTCAATTTTTGGTGTATAGAGATCATCTTTAATCGGCTTTATGTTGTCAATCATATCGGCAATTTTATTCGTGTTAGTAACAACGATTTCCTTTGCCTTCTCTTTACCCAAAAAGGCAAAAGCATCGAGCATCTCATTGGTTGTTCTAAAGTGAACATCAGGCAACTCATGACGGTTTAGTGGGTTCGCTCCACCTTGTGAGTTAACTAAAATTTTACGGTAGATTTTATCATTTTCATTGAGATAATGAACATTTCCCGTAGCCACAACAGGGATCCCTAACTTATCACCTAGTGTAACGATCTTGCCAATAATATCTTCCATTGATTTTTCATCACGAACCAATTCCATTTCTATCAACGGAGCATTTACTTCTTTTGGCATTACTTCAAGATAATCATAGAATCCCGCGAAAGCTTCGACTTCTTCCGGAGATTTTTGCATCATCCCTTCAAACACTTCACCTTTATTACAGCCAGAACCAACAAGTATGCCCTCTCTATATTTTTGTAGAACCGATCGAGGAAGCCGCGGTACTCGATAAAAGTATTCTATATGTGCAATGGAAACGAGCTTAAATAGGTTCTTTAACCCCGCCTCGGTTTGTGCTAAAAGTGTGCAATGATATGGACGAGCACGTTGATAGGCATTCCCCTTACCCATGTTATTGTTAAATTCATCATGGTAGTGGATTCCTTTTTCTAGTGCATCCTTTAACATTTTTAATAATAAGTAGCCAGTTGCTTCTGCATCATAAATCGCGCGGTGGTGCTGGGTTAATTCAATATCAAACTTTTTCGCCAAAGTATTTAACCGGTGGTTTTTCAGCTCAGGATACAGAAAACGTCCAAGCTCAAGTGTATCAATAACAGGATTTTTGGCCTTTTCTAACCCTATTTTTTTATACCCTACATTCAGGAATCCCATATCAAAGGATGCATTGTGGGCGACAAGAACAGCATCCTCTACCCAGTCATGGAACTTTCGCAATACTTCTTCTACCTCAGGTGCATTTTGCACCATATCATCCGTTATTCCTGTTAAATTAATCGTTGTTGCTGAAAGTCGATGGTGCGGATTTGCAAATGACTCAAAACGGTCAATAATTTCTCCGTCCTTCACTTTTACAGCTGCTAATTCAATAATCGTATCATACACAGCTGATAGTCCCGTTGTTTCTACGTCAAACACAACAAATGTATCCTCTGCAAGGAGACGATGTGCATCATTATAAGCAATCGGTACCCCATCATCGACCAAATTGACTTCCACACCATATAGAATCTTGATATCGTTTTTCTTACCAGCACCATATGCTTCTGGGAAAGATTGAGCCACTGCATGATCAGTGACAGCAATAGCTTTATGTCCCCATTTCGCTGCTTGAGCAACTAAAGCACTTACAGGTGTGACAGCATCCATTTGACTCATAGGTGTATGCAGATGTAATTCTACCCGTTTCTCATCGTCCGGTGCAGTATCTTTCCGCCCAGCGGGTTTAAATTCATTTATATCATTTCCAATCATGACAAGGTCACGTACAAAGGTATCGTTTTGAATGCTTCCACGAACCTTAACCCACATTCCCTTTTTCACACGCTGGAACATGGCAGCATCTTCTTTATCTCGAGAAAACATTTTTACCATTAGCGAACTTGTGTAATCGGTAATCTTAAAGGTTAATAATGAACGGCCACTGCGTAATTCTCTTATTTCAGCATCAAAAATATAACCTTCAACAACTACTCGTCGTTCTTCATCAACGATATCAATCATGCTGCGAAGATCATTATCATCTTTTATGGTTAGTCCTATGGAAAGCGGACCATTAGGCACATCTCCTGAAGCTTGGTCTTTTTCTGCATCGCTCTTTTGCATTTCAACCATTGCCAGGAGAGCACGTTCCTGATCTTCTTTTTGTTTTGCCAATAGAAATTTTTCGTATTCTTCATTTTTTTCTTCCACTTTTAAATCTGTTTCAATTGAAAACTGCGGAAACCCAAACGATTGCAAAATATCTCCAATTACTGAACCATATTTTCGTTTTAAAGCTAGACCCTCTGCCTCATTCCTTACCGTAATCGCTAACTTATTTCCGCTAACGATTGGCATTTGTTCATTTAATAGTTTTAAGAGTGGAGGTGAAATTCCATCAATTTGTTGGATACAATGACTCCAATACTCTAGTAAAAGTTCTGGTGTACTATCTGGATTTGGTACTTTGATATCATAGGAAATAGTAGCAATATTGGAAAAGGTTCGTTCCAGCTGAGTGGTGAACCTTAAATAGACATTAAAAGGGAGGATTTTTTCAAATAAGAATTGAAAATGCCACTTCCTTGCTTTCTTTTCAACCAATAGTCTTTCAATTTGCGCATTTGTAAAATGCACTACTACAGCATCCTCTATTAATTGCAGCTGCTGGAGCAAGAGTTGGAATCGCTCTTTATTGCCTAGGGCATGTTCGCTCATCGTTCTCTCTCCCATCTATATTAAAATCTCTCTGTCTCTTTATTATTGAATAGTAATTATATCATATGATACAAGATGATTCGTCGGATTTCGACAGAAAACTTCATCCATTTTGGGAAAAATGTTTCCGAAAAAAATAAGGACCGCAATTCGCGATCCCAATTTTTTATTTCAAGAAAAATCTTTGTATGTCGTTCCACGTGACTACAAGCATTAACAGCATGAGAAGGGCGAATCCGATAAAATGAACCATTCCTTCTTTTTGTCGATCTATCGGCTTTCCTCTCACTGCTTCAACTGCAAAGAACATCAATCTTCCACCATCGAGGGCAGGAATTGGTAATAAATTCATAATCCCTAAGTTAATGCTTAAAATTCCAGCCCATTTCATTAAGTAATAAATTCCTGACTTAGCTACTTCAGCAGTCGAATTATATATTCCTACTGGACCTGAAAGGGCATCAATAGAGAATTGGCCTGTAATCAATTTTCCGAGCATAACAAAAATTTGCTTAGTCCAGAAATAAGTTTCAGTGAAACCAGACTTCACGGCTTGAACAGGTGATTTTTCCACAGGACTATAAACACCTATAATTCCCATTTTCTTGCCCTCTACGGTTTTTTCAAGAGGAGTTACTTCAATCTCCTTTTCATTTCCGTCACGAACAATAGAAAAATCAAGCTCTTCATTCGGATTTTTTCGAATGATTTCAACGACATCGGTCCAGCTGGATATTTCCGAACCATTGATACTCTGAACTAAATCACCTTTTTTTAGACCAGCCATCTTGGCTGCCCCATCTGGAGTAATTTCACCCAATTTCGCCTCATTGGAAGGAACACCCTGGAGCAATGCAATAACAATAAATAATATAAAAGCAAGTACAAAGTTCATCATCGGACCAGCAAATATAGCCATAAACCTTTGACCTAATGTTTTAGAACCAAATTGACGGTCAACCGGAGCGATTTGTGATTCGACTCCATTTTCTACAATTACTGAGTTAGGAAGTACTTTAAAAGCGTGCAAGCTTTCATCTTCATCTTCCGGAAATCCCTTTATGACAAGCTCCCGCTCAATATCGGCATACTCGACCTCTACAATTCGGCAATGCGGGAATTTTTCTTTATTATTTAAAATAATTTTTGTAACATGATCCTGTTTATCAAACATAAGACCAATACGATATCCAGGCTTAATTTCTACTACTTCAGGGTCTTCTCCAGCCATTCGGACAAAGCCGCCTATTGGAAGAAGACGAATCGTATAAGTAGTCTCTCCTTTTTTATGGGAGAACACCTTTGGACCCATACCAATGGCAAATTCGCGACAGAGGATACCTGCCCTTTTTGCAAAAATAAAATGACCTAATTCATGAAAGAAGACAAGTGCACCAAAAATTACAATAAAGGCAATAACTGTACTCAAATTTTAAAACCACCTTTTTTAAGGATAGGGGGTGAATCACTTAACTTTGATTACTGTCACTTCCGCTTTCCTTACAGAAGAGATTGTACATACTGTCTAGTTTCTTGATCTACCTCTTGTATTACGCTCAGGCTAGGATGTTGGATGGTTTGATGCGTGCTTAATGCCTTTTCAATTAAGTCTTCAATTTGCAGGAAACGAATCTTCCCTTCTAAAAAGGCTGCTACTGCCGCTTCATTAGCCGCATTTAAGACTGTTGGCATTGTTCCGCCTTCTTTACCAGCTATATAAGCAAAGTTCAGACAGCGAAATCTCTCAATATCCATTTCCTGAAAATGTAATCTCCCAATTTGAGCTAGATTCAATCGATTTGCCGATGCTAGCGGCAATCGGTCAGGATATGTGAGTGCATATTGAATAGGTACTCTCATATCTGGTGTTCCAAGCTGTGCAATAATACTTGAATCATGGAATTCCACCATTGAATGGATGATACTTTCCTTATGAAGAAGAACATCTATTTTATCATAAGGAATATCAAACAGCCAGTGTGCCTCAATGACTTCCAACCCTTTATTCATCATGGTAGCTGAATCAATTGTAATTTTTGCTCCCATTGACCAATTCGGATGGTTTAACGCCTCTTGAACCGTCACATTTTCTAACTCATTTCTTGAACGGTCACGGAAACTGCCACCTGATGCAGTAAGAATCAATCTTTCAATATTTTTCGCCTTTTCCCCCTGGAGAGCTTGGAAAATTGCGGAGTGTTCACTGTCAACTGGAAGAAGTGTTACATGATTTCGTTTGGCTGCATCCATCACTAAATGCCCAGCCGTAACGAGCGTTTCTTTATTTGCAATTGCAATGATTTTTCCACATTCAATCGCTTGTAATGTTGGATTTAAACCAACACTTCCTAGCACGGCATTCACTAGAATATCCGCCTTTTCATAAACTGCTGTTTCAATTAAACCCTCCGGACCAAACGTAAATTTGGTCTGTGGGAATTCTGTTTTTAATGTTATATAATCACTTTTGTTTTGTACAGAAACAAGCTCTGGCTGAAATTCACTTATCATTTTTCTTGCTAGTTCAATATTTTTCCCTATAGAAAAGGAAGCTAGTTTAAATTCTGTTGGGTGCTCACGAATCACATCGAGGGTCTGTGTGCCTATCGACCCTGTAGCTCCCAATAAGCTAATTGTTTTCAATAATGTCAACTCCTAAAGATAAAACGCATGCGCCTAAGACCAAAGATGGAAAAAGTGCAATAACGGCCAAACAAATAGTAGGCTATCAAACCGGTCAAGAATACCGCCATGACCAGGTAATATATTTCCTGAGTCTTTCACATTAAAATGACGCTTAAATGCAGATTCAACCAAATCGCCAATTTGTCCAAAAACCGACAGGGCGACCGTTATTCCAATTAAAGATGCATGTATATCAGTAAACAGCACAAACAGAACAGATACGATGACTGCACATAGTACACCGCCTATTGAGCCTTCAACCGTTTTATTAGGGCTAATTTCAGGCCAAAGCTTCCTCTTACCCATCGCTTTCCCTATAAAGTAGGCACCTGAATCAGTTGCCCAAATCATAAATAAGGAATACAAAATAAAAACAAGGCCACCCTCTTGTCTTGTCTCAAAGAAGAAGTAAAAACCAATTCCTACATAAAGAGCAGAGAGTATGGAGAAGGATACATCCTCAAATGTAAAACGGTTTTTCGTAATCACAGTATAGGTTAACAATAAAAGAATTAACGCAATGCCTATTTCTGTTTTTGAGTAATAAAAGGTTTGTATCACTTCGGAATATTCCTCTGGAAAGAGAAGTACCCAAAGAAATAAGACTGAAAGAAATCCATGAACAGAAAAAATCGTTATATTCTTCATTTTTAACAGCTCGTACAAACCAATCGTCGCTAAAAAATAGGTTAATAATACAAGTGGAAACCCACCATAATAAACAATGGGCAAAAATAATGCCGCAGCAATGACTCCTGTAATAATTCTTTGCTTCATCTAATAGTTCACCTCATAATATTCCGCCAAACCTGCGCTGCCTCTTTTGAAAGACTTCAATTGCCTCAAGTAAATGATTCTCACTAAAATCAGGCCATAAAACATCCGTAAACCAAAACTCCGAGTAGGCCAATTGCCAAAGCATGAAATTACTTAAACGAATTTCCCCACTCGTTCTAATCAATAGGTCCGGATCTTTAAATTCAGAGGTCATAAGGTAGGAAGAAAAAACATCTTCATTAAGATCAGTCTCATTCAGTATGCCATTTTTACTATCATTTAAGACCTGCTTAACTGCATCTATAATCTCAGCCCGGCTACCATAGTTCAGCGCAAAGTTTAATACTAGTCCATTATTATCTTTCGTTTCTTCTATAGCTTTTTCAATTGCATGTAGTGTATGTACAGGAAGCTGATTTTTATATCCAATCATTTTCACTTGAACATTATTTTCAACCAGTTCGGGGAGAAAGGTACCTAAAAATTCTTCTGGCAGACGCATGATATATTCCACTTCATTTTTAGGGCGTTTCCAATTTTCAGTCGAAAACGCATATAATGTAAGTGCCTTAATTCCAAGTTTATTTGCCAGCATAGTAGTTTTACGAACCACTTTCATCCCTTCATGATGACCGGCAATACGTGGCAAGGCCCTCTTCTTAGCCCAGCGCCCATTACCATCCATGATTATTGCAACATGCTCAGGTATAGGTTGTTTTTTTAATTCTTCAATGTTATCTCGGAGTGTGGAAGAGTGTTCTTGCTTCTTCCCAAGCCTAAATTTATTAAACATAGCACTGCTCCTCAATTAATTAATCATTGCCTCCGATTGTTTATGTAAAGGGTAAACAAGGTTACATGCTTTTATCATACCAAAAAAGCAGGAAGATATCTCTAATAAATAACTTATGTAAAATAAAAGGAATTAAGAATAATGTTCAGAAAACATTCTCGGGTAATCTTATTTAATAAAAATACCCCTAAAATAGTGAAAAAAACCCCCTAAATAGAGGGTCTTCACACTCAATTACACTTCTAGGATTTCTTT from Bacillus sp. SLBN-46 encodes:
- a CDS encoding PolC-type DNA polymerase III → MSEHALGNKERFQLLLQQLQLIEDAVVVHFTNAQIERLLVEKKARKWHFQFLFEKILPFNVYLRFTTQLERTFSNIATISYDIKVPNPDSTPELLLEYWSHCIQQIDGISPPLLKLLNEQMPIVSGNKLAITVRNEAEGLALKRKYGSVIGDILQSFGFPQFSIETDLKVEEKNEEYEKFLLAKQKEDQERALLAMVEMQKSDAEKDQASGDVPNGPLSIGLTIKDDNDLRSMIDIVDEERRVVVEGYIFDAEIRELRSGRSLLTFKITDYTSSLMVKMFSRDKEDAAMFQRVKKGMWVKVRGSIQNDTFVRDLVMIGNDINEFKPAGRKDTAPDDEKRVELHLHTPMSQMDAVTPVSALVAQAAKWGHKAIAVTDHAVAQSFPEAYGAGKKNDIKILYGVEVNLVDDGVPIAYNDAHRLLAEDTFVVFDVETTGLSAVYDTIIELAAVKVKDGEIIDRFESFANPHHRLSATTINLTGITDDMVQNAPEVEEVLRKFHDWVEDAVLVAHNASFDMGFLNVGYKKIGLEKAKNPVIDTLELGRFLYPELKNHRLNTLAKKFDIELTQHHRAIYDAEATGYLLLKMLKDALEKGIHYHDEFNNNMGKGNAYQRARPYHCTLLAQTEAGLKNLFKLVSIAHIEYFYRVPRLPRSVLQKYREGILVGSGCNKGEVFEGMMQKSPEEVEAFAGFYDYLEVMPKEVNAPLIEMELVRDEKSMEDIIGKIVTLGDKLGIPVVATGNVHYLNENDKIYRKILVNSQGGANPLNRHELPDVHFRTTNEMLDAFAFLGKEKAKEIVVTNTNKIADMIDNIKPIKDDLYTPKIEGADEEMREMSYSMARKIYGDNLPEIVEARLEKELKSIIGHGFAVIYLISHKLVKKSLDDGYLVGSRGSVGSSLVATMTEITEVNPLPPHYVCPTCKHSEFFNDGSVGSGFDLPDKDCPQCGAKYKKDGHDIPFETFLGFKGDKVPDIDLNFSGEYQPRAHNYTKVLFGEEYVYRAGTIGTVADKTAFGYVKAYQQDNNLQLRGAEVERLASGCTGVKRTTGQHPGGIIVIPDYMDVYDFSPIQFPADDRNSEWKTTHFDFHSIHDNVLKLDILGHDDPTVIRMLQDLSGMDPKTIPTDDPEVMKIFSGTESLGVTEQQIMCKTGTLGIPEFGTRFVRQMLEDTKPTTFSELVQISGLSHGTDVWLGNAQELIHNQTCNLSEVIGCRDDIMVYLIYQGLEPSFAFKIMESVRKGKGLSEEMEAEMRRNEVPEWYIDSCKKIKYMFPKAHAAAYVLMAVRIAYFKVHLPLLYYAAYFTVRAEDFDIEAMSRGPEAIRAKIEEINAKGLEASNKEKNLLTVLELALEMTERGFSFQNYDLYKSDASDFIIEGNTLIPPFNSIPGLGTNAAFNIVKARGDGEFLSKEDLQQRGKVSKTILEYLDKQGCLNALPEQNQLSLF
- the rseP gene encoding RIP metalloprotease RseP, translated to MSTVIAFIVIFGALVFFHELGHFIFAKRAGILCREFAIGMGPKVFSHKKGETTYTIRLLPIGGFVRMAGEDPEVVEIKPGYRIGLMFDKQDHVTKIILNNKEKFPHCRIVEVEYADIERELVIKGFPEDEDESLHAFKVLPNSVIVENGVESQIAPVDRQFGSKTLGQRFMAIFAGPMMNFVLAFILFIVIALLQGVPSNEAKLGEITPDGAAKMAGLKKGDLVQSINGSEISSWTDVVEIIRKNPNEELDFSIVRDGNEKEIEVTPLEKTVEGKKMGIIGVYSPVEKSPVQAVKSGFTETYFWTKQIFVMLGKLITGQFSIDALSGPVGIYNSTAEVAKSGIYYLMKWAGILSINLGIMNLLPIPALDGGRLMFFAVEAVRGKPIDRQKEGMVHFIGFALLMLLMLVVTWNDIQRFFLK
- the dxr gene encoding 1-deoxy-D-xylulose-5-phosphate reductoisomerase, yielding MKTISLLGATGSIGTQTLDVIREHPTEFKLASFSIGKNIELARKMISEFQPELVSVQNKSDYITLKTEFPQTKFTFGPEGLIETAVYEKADILVNAVLGSVGLNPTLQAIECGKIIAIANKETLVTAGHLVMDAAKRNHVTLLPVDSEHSAIFQALQGEKAKNIERLILTASGGSFRDRSRNELENVTVQEALNHPNWSMGAKITIDSATMMNKGLEVIEAHWLFDIPYDKIDVLLHKESIIHSMVEFHDSSIIAQLGTPDMRVPIQYALTYPDRLPLASANRLNLAQIGRLHFQEMDIERFRCLNFAYIAGKEGGTMPTVLNAANEAAVAAFLEGKIRFLQIEDLIEKALSTHQTIQHPSLSVIQEVDQETRQYVQSLL
- a CDS encoding phosphatidate cytidylyltransferase, whose protein sequence is MKQRIITGVIAAALFLPIVYYGGFPLVLLTYFLATIGLYELLKMKNITIFSVHGFLSVLFLWVLLFPEEYSEVIQTFYYSKTEIGIALILLLLTYTVITKNRFTFEDVSFSILSALYVGIGFYFFFETRQEGGLVFILYSLFMIWATDSGAYFIGKAMGKRKLWPEISPNKTVEGSIGGVLCAVIVSVLFVLFTDIHASLIGITVALSVFGQIGDLVESAFKRHFNVKDSGNILPGHGGILDRFDSLLFVWPLLHFFHLWS
- a CDS encoding isoprenyl transferase — translated: MFNKFRLGKKQEHSSTLRDNIEELKKQPIPEHVAIIMDGNGRWAKKRALPRIAGHHEGMKVVRKTTMLANKLGIKALTLYAFSTENWKRPKNEVEYIMRLPEEFLGTFLPELVENNVQVKMIGYKNQLPVHTLHAIEKAIEETKDNNGLVLNFALNYGSRAEIIDAVKQVLNDSKNGILNETDLNEDVFSSYLMTSEFKDPDLLIRTSGEIRLSNFMLWQLAYSEFWFTDVLWPDFSENHLLEAIEVFQKRQRRFGGIL